In Miscanthus floridulus cultivar M001 chromosome 5, ASM1932011v1, whole genome shotgun sequence, one genomic interval encodes:
- the LOC136453224 gene encoding uncharacterized protein, which produces MVMEEVTDGEMSLSNMVLGFLEDFERGQRRPENDDDEEEGSGGGGDTAESKAFWQTQHSQLHEALAKTSPAESRIRADTEEAVKSMRAAACSCSYTGRPAARDCRLCMLRHVADRLRDAGYNSALCKSKWTRSPDIPSGEHSYVEVAVQTRSGKAVRVVVELSFRAEFEVARASAGYRALVTALPEVFVGRADWLRGVVKVMCAAAKQCMKENNMHMGPWRKHKYMQAKWLGTPERTAAAVAAAAAAGAAATPVVVVPSVTVGSPEKQITKFRASMLTFDFGRTADVFGRPR; this is translated from the exons ATGGTGATGGAGGAGGTGACAGATGGTGAGATGAGCTTGTCGAACATGGTGCTGGGCTTCCTAGAAGATTTCGAGAGGGGCCAGCGACGGCCGgagaacgacgacgacgaggaggagggctccggcggtggcggcgacacCGCCGAGAGCAAGGCCTTCTGGCAGACCCAACATTCCCAGCTGCAC GAAGCTCTCGCCAAGACGAGCCCTGCCGAGAGCAGGATCCGCGCGGACACGGAGGAGGCCGTCAAGAGCATGCGCGCCGCGGCCTGCTCCTGCTCCTACACGGGGCGACCCGCCGCCCGGGACTGCCGCCTGTGCATGCTCCGCCACGTCGCCGACCGGCTGCGCGACGCCGGCTACAACAGCGCGCTCTGCAAATCCAAGTGGACGCGCTCGCCGGACATCCCTTCAG GCGAGCACAGCTACGTGGAGGTTGCGGTGCAGACGAGGAGCGGCAAGGCGGTGCGCGTGGTGGTGGAGCTCAGCTTCCGCGCCGAGTTCGAGGTGGCGCGCGCCAGCGCCGGGTACCGCGCGCTGGTGACCGCGCTGCCGGAGGTGTTCGTGGGGCGGGCCGACTGGCTGCGCGGCGTCGTCAAGGTCATGTGCGCCGCGGCCAAGCAGTGCATGAAGGAGAACAACATGCACATGGGGCCCTGGAGGAAGCACAAGTACATGCAGGCCAAGTGGCTCGGCACGCCCGAACGGACGGCGGCGGCCGTGGCCGCGGCTGctgcggcgggggcggcggccaCGCCGGTGGTGGTGGTTCCGTCGGTGACGGTCGGCTCGCCAGAGAAGCAGATCACCAAGTTCAGGGCGTCCATGCTCACATTCGACTTTGGCCGGACCGCGGACGTGTTTGGCAGACCCCGCTAG
- the LOC136453225 gene encoding serine/threonine/tyrosine-protein kinase HT1-like → MGRARAGVRLGADRLEDWRTPPAPVRAPGKLKHRKEGHANGRVKEVLGKWSVDHSQLLIGHRFASGAHSRLFHGIYNEQPVAVKFIRQPDDEEDAELAAQLEKQFSTEVTTLSRLNHPRGFYICAIKKLVGACSSPPAFCVITEFLSGGSLGAFLHKLDHKALPLDKIISISLDIARGMAYIHSQGVVHRDVKPDNIIFDEEFSAKIVDFGVACEEEHCDPLANDTGTFRWMAPEMMKHKAYGRKVDVYSFGLILWQMFSGTIPYEELNPFQAAFAVFDKNVRPKIPTSCPAPVRLLIEQCWASHPEKRPDFCQIVQILEKFKTVLDRDGTLDNMPSSICQETHDHKNWLAHWVQKLKHSHIMSSVVTSHHSVSSPFQTVLIRSATTCNFSYFLSSFFLRKERLAQLAIALLHLHHGSVLFQYTKCEYISC, encoded by the exons ATGGGCCGCGCTCGTGCAGGCGTACGACTTGGCGCCGACCGGCTGGAAGATTGGCGGACTCCGCCGGCGCCGGTGAGGGCACCGGGCAAGCTGAAGCATAGGAAGGAAGGCCATGCCAACGGGAGGGTGAAGGAGGTACTCGGGAAATGGTCCGTCGATCACTCCCAGCTGCTCATTGGGCACAGATTTGCGTCCGGGGCTCACAGCCGGTTGTTCCACGGAATCTACAACGAGCAGCCTGTTGCTGTAAAGTTCATCAGACAGCCTGATGACGAGGAAGATGCAGAGCTGGCTGCCCAGCTTGAGAAGCAGTTCAGCACGGAGGTCACCACTCTGTCACGCCTCAATCATCCTAGAGGCTTTTACatttgtgccattaaaaaa CTGGTTGGAGCATGCAGCAGTCCACCAGCATTCTGTGTCATCACTGAATTCCTTTCTGGTGGTTCTCTGGGAGCGTTTTTGCACAAGCTGGATCACAAAGCTCTTCCCCTGGACAAGATTATCTCAATTAGCTTGGACATCGCACGTGGCATGGCATACATTCACTCTCAGGGAGTTGTCCATCGTGATGTAAAGCCAGATAACATCATATTCGACGAAGAATTTTCTGCAAAGATTGTTGATTTTGGAGTAGCTTGTGAAGAAGAGCACTGTGACCCTCTGGCAAATGACACTGGGACATTCAGATGGATGGCTCCAGAGATGATGAAACATAAGGCATACGGTCGAAAAGTCGATGTCTACAGCTTTGGCCTTATCTTGTGGCAAATGTTTTCTGGAACGATACCATACGAAGAGTTGAATCCATTTCAAGCAGCTTTTGCTGTTTTTGACAAG AATGTGAGGCCGAAAATTCCTACTAGCTGCCCAGCACCAGTGCGACTTCTAATTGAGCAATGTTGGGCCTCGCATCCGGAGAAGAGGCCTGACTTCTGTCAAATAGTTCAGATACTGGAGAAGTTTAAGACTGTTCTTGACAGAGATGGAACGCTCGACAATATGCCAAGCTCGATCTGCCAGGAGACTCATGATCACAAGAACTGGCTTGCTCATTGGGTCCAAAAGCTCAAACATAGTCACATCATGAGTAGTGTTGTAACAAGTCACCATTCAGTATCTTCTCCCTTCCAAACCGTGCTAATCCGATCGGCAACAACATGTAATTTCAGTTATTTCCTGTctagtttttttttaagaaaagaaaGACTAGCACAACTAGCAATTGCTTTGCTTCACCTTCACCATGGTAGTGTTCTCTTTCAATACACAAAATGTGAATACATAAGTTGCTGA
- the LOC136453226 gene encoding dihydroorotase, mitochondrial-like — protein MQVAVNTTTVGAHPHPTKSSYLRPSPPCRVYFHASPRPNLRAIAMATKSQLQEQLIITRPDDWHLHLREGGVLEAVVPHSARHFGRAIIMPNLKPPVTTTVRAVEYREEIMRALPPGSSFVPLMTLYLTDNTSPEEIKLARKSGIIFAVKLYPAGATTNSQDGVTDIFGKCLPVLEEMVRQEMPLLVHGEVTDPHVDTFDREKVFIDKILAPLVQQLPQLKIVMEHITTMDAVNFIESCEEGHVAATVTPQHLLLNRNALFQGGLQPHNYCLPVLKRETHRQAIVSAVTNGSRRYFLGTDSAPHDKRNKECSCGCAGIYSAPLALSLYAKVFEEAGALDKLEAFTSFNGPDFYGLPRNTSKIVLRKNAWKVPATYKHSSGEIVPMFSGSTLEWLPFDQPKE, from the exons ATGCAGGTCGCCGTCAACACCACCACTGTTGGCGCTCACCCGCACCCAACAAAGTCCTCCTACCtccggccatcccctccttgcCGCGTCTACTTCCACGCTTCTCCACGTCCGAACCTTAGGGCGATTGCCATGGCCACCAAGTCGCAGCTGCAGGAGCAACTGATCATCACTCGCCCCGATGACTGGCATCTCCATCTTCGTGAAGGCGGTGTCCTCGAGGCTGTAGTGCCACACAG CGCGAGGCATTTTGGGAGGGCCATCATCATGCCCAACTTGAAGCCCCCCGTGACCACAACGGTGCGGGCGGTGGAGTATAGGGAGGAGATAATGAGGGCGCTGCCGCCAGGGAGTAGCTTCGTGCCACTCATGACACTGTACCTCACAGACAACACAAGCCCAGAGGAGATCAAGCTCGCAA GAAAGAGTGGTATAATCTTTGCTGTGAAGTTGTATCCTGCCGGAGCAACTACCAATTCCCAAGATGGCGTCACTGATATATTTGGGAAGTGCTTGCCAGTCCTCGAGGAGATGGTCAGGCAGGAAATGCCATTGCTT GTTCATGGAGAAGTCACAGATCCACATGTTGACACCTTTGACCGTGAGAAGGTTTTCATTGACAAAATATTGGCACCACTAGTACAACAGCTTCCACAGCTGAAAATTGTCATGGAGCATATCACAACCATGGATGCAGTGAACTTCATAGAATCATGTGAAGAAG GTCATGTTGCTGCAACAGTGACTCCCCAGCATCTCCTCCTCAATAGGAACGCTTTATTTCAGGGTGGCTTGCAGCCACACAATTATTGCTTGCCAGTACTGAAAAGAGAGACTCATA GACAAGCTATTGTATCTGCTGTAACAAATGGGAGTAGACGGTACTTTCTTGGCACTGACAGCGCTCCCCATGATAAACGGAACAAAGAATGTTCCTGTGGATGTGCAGGAATATATAGCGCTCCTCTTGCCTTGTCTCTTTATGCGAAGGTATTTGAAGAG GCTGGTGCCCTAGATAAGCTGGAAGCATTTACAAGCTTCAATGGCCCCGATTTTTATGGCCTCCCAAGGAACACTTCAAAGATTGTCTTGAGAAAGAATGCCTGGAAAGTTCCTGCAACTTATAAACACAGTTCAGGGGAGATTGTTCCTATGTTTAGTGGCAGCACCCTTGAATGGCTTCCATTTGATCAGCCTAAAGAGTAA
- the LOC136453227 gene encoding pentatricopeptide repeat-containing protein At2g27800, mitochondrial-like, whose product MTTLLRRLLHAAPPPAPASLSSHLPFSTRSRRTPHRFRRGTNTAPPSPDAVSAAIASLPSRLTPTVLASFLASTSDARLLLPLLTHSLHLPAFRPDPAPFLVAIKRLATADLYSDFDRTCALSFSLLPSLSSPGPLLRNALYFYCQFGRLGKAFHVYTLMRASADPAARPSADTYHALFAALLSRGGGDTLVHYMYMDNVSALFRQMLEEGIPPDTRTLNVLIRGYAQSLHLNDALRLFHQMRPLYGCEPDAFSYSYLVHGLSAQGRTRNARELFDEMRGNGFLLTEPACNAFVGALAMAGEAEDAERVTWEMARAGRVVDDITRRALVEELSRAGKREDADRLAREMEQKGIVSARELRALLSSFRNDGDDNLDVDDSGRSTW is encoded by the coding sequence ATGACCacgctcctccgccgcctcctccacGCGGCTCCGCCCCCCGCCCCCGCTTCCCTCTCCAGCCACCTCCCCTTCTCCACCAGATCTCGCCGCACCCCTCACCGCTTCCGCCGCGGCACCAACACGGCGCCGCCCTCCCCCGACGCCGTCTCAGCAGCTATCGCATCCCTCCCGTCCCGCCTCACCCCGACCGTGCTCGCCTCCTTCCTAGCCTCCACCTCCGACGCCCGCCTCCTCCTCCCGCTGCTCACCCACTCCCTCCACCTCCCCGCGTTCCGTCCCGACCCCGCCCCATTCCTCGTCGCCATCAAGCGCCTCGCCACCGCCGACCTCTACTCGGACTTCGACCGCACCTGCGCCCTATccttctctctccttccctcgctCTCTTCCCCTGGCCCCCTCCTCCGCAACGCGCTTTACTTCTACTGCCAGTTCGGCAGGCTCGGCAAGGCCTTCCACGTCTACACCCTCATGCGCGCCTCCGCCGACCCCGCAGCGCGCCCTTCCGCCGACACCTACCACGCGCTCTTCGCCGCGCTGCTGTCGCGCGGAGGCGGCGACACCCTGGTCCATTACATGTACATGGACAACGTGTCGGCGCTGTTCAGGCAGATGCTCGAGGAGGGGATCCCGCCGGACACGCGAACGCTCAACGTGCTCATCAGGGGCTACGCGCAGTCGCTGCATCTCAACGACGCGCTGCGCCTGTTCCACCAGATGCGGCCCCTGTACGGGTGCGAGCCGGATGCGTTCTCGTACAGCTACCTCGTGCACGGGCTGAGCGCGCAGGGCCGCACCAGGAACGCTCGGGAGCTGTTCGATGAAATGCGCGGGAACGGTTTCCTGCTGACGGAGCCAGCGTGCAATGCGTTCGTCGGTGCGTTGGCTATGGCTGGGGAGGCCGAGGACGCAGAGCGGGTGACGTGGGAGATGGCCAGGGCCGGGAGGGTGGTGGATGACATCACAaggagggcattggtggaggagtTGTCCAGGGCCGGGAAGCGGGAGGATGCTGACAGACTAGCGAGGGAGATGGAGCAGAAGGGCATTGTGAGTGCTCGCGAACTACGAGCACTGCTGAGTTCTTTCCGCAACGACGGTGATGACAATTTGGATGTGGATGATAGTGGGAGGAGCACCTGGTGA